A portion of the Rhodococcus pseudokoreensis genome contains these proteins:
- a CDS encoding DNA-directed RNA polymerase subunit alpha: MLISQRPTLTEEVIADNRSKFVIEPLEPGFGYTLGNSLRRTLLSSIPGAAVTSIRIDGVLHEFTTVPGVKEDVTDVILNLKGLVVSSEEDEPVTMYVRKQGPGAVTAGDIVPPAGVTVNNPDLHIATLNDKGKLEIELVVERGRGYVPAVQNKASGAEIGRIPVDSIYSPVLKVTYKVEATRVEQRTDFDRLVLDVETKNSITARDALASAGKTLVELFGLARELNVEAEGIEIGPSPAEADHIASFGLPIEDLDLTVRSYNCLKREGVHTVGELVGRTESDLLDIRNFGQKSIDEVKVKLHSLGLALKDSPASFDPTTVAGYDAATGTWSDTDAGSFGDAEGTEDYAETEQL, encoded by the coding sequence ATGCTCATTTCTCAGCGACCCACGCTGACCGAAGAGGTCATCGCTGACAACCGCTCGAAGTTCGTCATCGAGCCCCTCGAGCCAGGCTTCGGGTACACCCTCGGCAATTCGCTCCGCCGCACGCTGCTCTCGTCGATTCCCGGCGCTGCTGTCACCAGCATCCGCATCGACGGCGTTCTGCACGAGTTCACCACAGTTCCCGGTGTGAAGGAAGACGTCACCGACGTCATCCTGAACCTCAAGGGCCTCGTCGTGAGCTCCGAAGAGGACGAGCCGGTCACCATGTACGTCCGCAAGCAGGGCCCCGGCGCTGTGACCGCAGGCGACATCGTGCCCCCGGCCGGCGTCACCGTGAACAACCCGGATCTGCACATCGCCACCCTGAACGACAAGGGAAAGCTGGAGATCGAGCTCGTCGTCGAGCGCGGTCGCGGCTACGTCCCCGCCGTCCAGAACAAGGCGTCCGGCGCCGAGATCGGCCGTATCCCGGTCGACTCGATCTACTCGCCGGTGCTCAAGGTCACCTACAAGGTGGAGGCCACCCGCGTCGAGCAGCGCACCGACTTCGATCGGCTCGTGCTCGATGTGGAAACCAAGAACTCCATCACCGCTCGGGACGCGCTCGCTTCTGCGGGCAAGACCCTGGTTGAGCTCTTCGGCCTGGCCCGTGAGCTGAACGTCGAAGCAGAAGGCATCGAGATCGGACCCTCGCCCGCCGAGGCCGATCACATTGCTTCGTTCGGACTGCCCATCGAGGACCTGGACCTGACGGTCCGTTCCTACAACTGCCTCAAGCGCGAGGGTGTTCACACCGTCGGTGAGCTTGTCGGCCGTACCGAGTCCGATCTGCTCGACATCCGCAACTTCGGACAGAAGTCCATCGACGAGGTGAAGGTCAAGCTGCATTCGCTCGGCCTGGCCCTCAAGGACAGCCCCGCGTCCTTCGATCCCACCACCGTTGCCGGCTACGACGCCGCCACCGGAACGTGGAGCGACACGGACGCCGGTTCCTTCGGTGATGCCGAGGGCACCGAGGACTACGCCGAGACCGAACAGCTGTAG
- the rpsK gene encoding 30S ribosomal protein S11 has protein sequence MPPKSRSTGPKKTQKARRRDKKNVPHGAAHIKSTFNNTIVSITDPAGNVISWASSGHVGFKGSRKSTPFAAQLAAENAARKAQEHGVKKVDVFVKGPGSGRETAIRSLQAAGLEVGTISDVTPQPHNGCRPPKRRRV, from the coding sequence ATGCCCCCCAAGTCACGTAGCACCGGTCCGAAGAAGACCCAGAAGGCGCGTCGCAGGGACAAGAAGAACGTCCCGCACGGCGCCGCTCACATCAAGAGCACGTTCAACAACACCATCGTGTCCATCACGGACCCCGCCGGAAACGTGATTTCCTGGGCGTCCTCGGGACACGTCGGCTTCAAGGGTTCGCGTAAGTCGACCCCGTTCGCCGCCCAGCTGGCCGCAGAGAATGCAGCCCGCAAGGCGCAGGAGCACGGTGTCAAGAAGGTCGACGTCTTCGTCAAGGGCCCCGGCTCCGGCCGTGAGACCGCGATCCGCTCGCTTCAGGCTGCAGGCCTCGAGGTCGGCACCATTTCCGATGTCACCCCCCAGCCGCACAACGGCTGCCGTCCGCCCAAGCGGCGTCGGGTCTAG
- the rpsD gene encoding 30S ribosomal protein S4 has product MARYTGPITRKSRRLRVDLVGGDQAFERRPYPPGQHGRARIKESEYLLQLQEKQKARFTYGVMEKQFRLYYKEANNRPGKTGENLLRILESRLDNVVYRAGLARTRRQARQLVTHGHLLVNNKKVDIPSYRVSQYDIIDVKDKSLSTLPFQVARETQGDRPIPGWLQVVGGRLRVLVHQLPERAQIDVPLQEQLIVEYYSK; this is encoded by the coding sequence ATGGCACGTTATACCGGACCCATCACCCGCAAGTCGCGTCGTCTGCGCGTCGACCTCGTTGGAGGCGACCAGGCGTTCGAGCGTCGTCCCTACCCGCCGGGCCAGCACGGCCGCGCGCGGATCAAGGAGAGCGAGTACCTGCTCCAGCTGCAGGAGAAGCAGAAGGCTCGCTTCACCTACGGCGTCATGGAGAAGCAGTTCCGCCTGTACTACAAGGAGGCGAACAACCGCCCCGGTAAGACCGGTGAGAACCTGCTCCGCATCCTGGAGTCGCGTCTCGACAACGTCGTGTACCGCGCCGGACTGGCACGCACCCGCCGCCAGGCCCGTCAGCTGGTCACGCACGGTCACCTTCTCGTGAACAACAAGAAGGTCGACATCCCCAGCTACCGCGTCTCCCAGTACGACATCATCGATGTCAAGGACAAGTCGCTGTCCACGCTTCCCTTCCAGGTTGCGCGCGAGACCCAGGGCGATCGCCCGATCCCGGGTTGGCTGCAGGTTGTCGGTGGACGTCTCCGGGTTCTGGTTCACCAGCTTCCCGAGCGTGCGCAGATCGACGTTCCTCTGCAGGAACAGCTCATCGTCGAGTACTACTCGAAGTAG
- the rpmJ gene encoding 50S ribosomal protein L36, translated as MKVQPSVKKICEKCKVIRRNGRVMVICENLRHKQRQG; from the coding sequence GTGAAGGTTCAGCCGAGCGTCAAGAAGATCTGCGAAAAGTGCAAGGTGATCCGTCGTAACGGCCGGGTCATGGTGATCTGCGAGAACCTGCGCCACAAGCAGCGTCAGGGCTAG
- the rpsM gene encoding 30S ribosomal protein S13, with product MARLAGVDLPREKRMEIALTYIYGIGRTRSKEILDATGVSPDLRSKDLSDEDLAKLREYIEESLKVEGDLRREVQADIRRKIEIGCYQGLRHRRGLPVRGQRTKTNARTRKGPKRTIAGKKKAK from the coding sequence ATGGCACGTCTCGCAGGTGTCGATCTTCCCCGTGAAAAGCGGATGGAGATCGCACTTACTTACATCTACGGCATCGGCCGTACCCGCTCCAAGGAGATCCTGGACGCCACCGGCGTCAGCCCGGATCTGCGGAGCAAGGATCTCTCGGACGAGGATCTGGCCAAGCTCCGCGAGTACATCGAGGAGTCGCTGAAGGTCGAGGGTGACCTTCGCCGCGAGGTCCAGGCCGACATCCGACGCAAGATCGAGATCGGCTGCTACCAGGGCCTGCGCCACCGTCGTGGTCTGCCCGTGCGTGGTCAGCGCACCAAGACCAACGCCCGTACCCGTAAGGGTCCGAAGCGCACCATTGCAGGCAAGAAGAAGGCGAAGTAA